The sequence CATACCTATCAACCTTATTTGTCAGATATCTCTTGCTGGCTACCGACGGTAATCTCAACACCTTCTCAAGGCAATGAAATATTGAAGTAGCTGGAGGCAATTgtagtttttgtaaaatagGCAGCTTCCGTTCCAGTTTAAAAACCTTCCGAGGCATTTTCCCTAATACATGCTCCAGTTTAAGGTTGAATGGCACTAGCGCCTTTGTTTCATCTGCAACCAGTTCCACTGATCCGCTTCCAGTAACCTCACCAACGACATTTATTGGACAcctgcaaataaaataacacatttcacacaaaatttaacgaaattttaaggGCAAGCAGTACCGTTCTCTCTTACAGATAGTTTGAAGTACCGACAAATCTTCTTTTTTGCATAACAATGCATTATTTTCTTGATACTCTGCTCCCCACAATTCCAATAAATTAATAGTAGGATCTCCCAGATCGAATCTATTGGCATAAATAACACCTCCTTGAGGATCGACCAGTTCTTTTAACACATTACCATTGCCTCCAGCCCCTTGATCGTGAATGCTCACAATAGGGTTCTTTTTTCCCAATTCTAGGCAAGCTCGAACCACTCTGTTCAGCTTGTTCTCCATTTCAGGGTCACCTGAAATGGCAGTAAGAAACACTCCACTACTGACTAAAGCGAGAAGTGAATAACTGACCTCTCTGAACGGCATTAAAATCAAGCTCTACTTTGTTGTCGCCTTGTACTTCCACCGAACTCGCCGCACCCCCTCCCACACCTATTCTGTACACAGGACCtccaatttttataatttgatgTCCAACTTGGGCTGGCAGTTTATCAGTCATGTCAGCTTCCATACTTCCAATACCTCCACTGAACATTATTGGTTTAATCCACTCCCTTAAAAGATATTGAGCACTCATTGTCATAGAGCTAAACTGCTAGGCACACCAAAGGCATAATTTTccccaaatttaattaacataatgaatttaataaaactgattgAGACTAGTACACCTGATTATTTTTCGTGATGtgtatactatttttttctaggaCTAgttaatcataattaaaaaaaggtaccTTCTTTCACCGCCATCGGTCAGACCGAAAGATCTTACAAACCCACTTATCAGGGGCTCCCCAAATTTGTTTCCATAATCAGATGCTCCATTGCTAGCCTCAACCAATACTTCTAAGGGTGGAGCAAAATTTGAGGGATATTGAAAACTCTCATCCTCCCAAGTAAGTTTATAGTCAGGTATATGAAGATTTCCtacaaaaattagaaaaagggGTAGATTTAACCATTTTGATTGgggaatataaatatttaaatctattatttcAATTAGAAATCTTACCGACAGAATACCCTGCGGTTCCCGCAATGCAATAACCTCCCCTTCCAACACATTCTACGTCTCTGATTCGACCTCCCGTTCCTGTGGTAGCGCCACTGAAAGGAGCTACTCCAGTGGGAAAATTATGAGTTTCTGCGGTGAAAATCAGATGAGATTCTGAAGGTACTTGACGCAGTTCGCTTACTGAACCCGCAGCGGCGGGCCTGAGGCTTCGATGAATGTAACCCCGAATAGCACTTTAAAGATACAACAGTATCAGATATTAActcatataaatattaaaaataagatcGATGCTGGCCGGTAGGTGAATTTCAGGCTCAATAAGAAAAGtgttacattttattaaaagagtgcaCGTCTCCATCATATTTCTTGTGCCCTGTGGCTAAAAACCCCATACCGGAAAGATACAGTTTGTGGGACAACGCATCAGAAAAATTTACTAACAAATCTAAAACATTTATGTCTTATCATAGCTATTAAATGATAATAACCCTCCTGTCTTAGCAACCAAATAATTCAATGTCAAACTATAAATGTGCAATACTTCTGCTTCACAATTTCTGGGAGGAAAACAATCAAATATTGTTAcaaaatacatatatgtatatagaatATTAACGATAGTACTGAAACATTTGGTATTGGTTAAGCAATTATTACAGAATTATAGATAATGgcaaattaatgtttttcagttgcttgaaatttctcatttaCAAACAACCTTATCCTGATCGTTTAGGTGTCAGTATACTGGGTGTCCAAAGGAATTGGCTCGCGcctataacttttttgctaattcttttttgaaacaaaattttcaaattaactttaagaaCTAAAGTTATATTATCATGCAAGCATTAACTTGCAGCGGTTTCTAGTTTACCCAGAAGTGGCccaactttcaaattttaaattaaacactctgtatgttttttggtatttaaattttagagttGATTCTAAATTCTGCTTAAGCGATTTGACAAATACAGTCATTACAGAAGAAATAGGTAATACATatcaaaaaactgtttaaaaaattcaatttggttGTTGATTATGGTAAAGTTGTGTTAAACCATTATAATCAACTTAAGCAATCAGTCAGGGGATTTTGTACAGACCATTTAGGAACACTTTGTTAttacagatattttaaaagtacATATATGTTATTTGTGATTTGGTAGCCCCAACCACCAATGATCAAATAGTTTTACTCAAATGGAAACCTCTCCTTCATGTGGTCCTCCCTTTAATCTCACCAAATAACTACCCTGCCATTTGACATGCTACTGCATTGCTTGGACTATGGAAGCTCTGCAGAAGTAAAATTGAGAGTGCAATTTAATTGATAAGCACATAAATGTATGGTGGGAATGTTATTTTTACACTAATTTTCCTTACAAAAAATGCTATTAGTACcgtttcttaaatttatttaaagtacatacttaaaacaaaaatcctcTGAAGAACACTCACCTGCTATTGTCACTGAATTTAATTACATTGTTGGGGTTGGAGTTTTGCTGCGTAGCTATTATCATATCAATTAAAGATTCTTCATGCTCCTCACCGTCAATAACCAATTTCCCTTTAAAAAACCAATGGCGACTATGTTCACTGTTTGACTGTGCTAGATCAAAGCATTCAATATTTGTTGGATTTCTCTTCAGcacatttttgaatagatTTGTGTAATAAGCTAAATCAGCCTCATCAAATGCCAATCCCAACTCCCTGTCAATTTCCACTAAAGCATCTACACCTTTATGCAATACATCTACTTCCTTGATGTTCTCTCGTTTCTCTAACTTCTCGTTGAAGCTACATTTGGGAATGTTTTTTGCAGTGTAACGACATTCAGTCATGCGGTCATAAAGTGAATTAGCTAGTCTAGTTTCTAATTCTTGAGATATCTTGGCTGTTGcctttaactttaataagTACCTTCGAGATGTTTCGAGACGAACTACTTGGGATACTCCCAGATTGTTGCAGATGGATACTGCATTTGTAGAATTGGctgtagaaaaattaaatctagGGCCTAcctcaattaaaatttcattaggaGTAGGCTTGAGGTGTTCAGTTTGGGAGAGACTTGCAGGCGATAAGGAATCCTGTAAAATCCATTTCAGTGTTTTCAACTCAAGTGGAGTTAGGGATGGCTTGATGACTTCCACATGGTAACACAACTCAGTTGCTAAATCTTCCACATCACTGGAAATTTTCTGAAGCTGAAGGAGAGTTTCCTTAGTTCTTGCTGAAGTGCCACCAGGAGTTTTGTAAAAACGGATAATTGAACTGTAAACCGTCATTTTGTCACCTAAGTTGAATGTTGATGCAGTTCTAATTTTTGAGGCACTGAAGTATGAAAGCTCTTTCTGGAAGGCAAGATAACATTATTACACAGGATTAAGCAATAGGCTAATGCAACAAGTTGAAATACTGGGGCCACACAAAGGTTATCACTCAGCCAAGTCTACAACATCATTTGCGTAGTATTATTAGAATTTAACCGACTTTATAGAATAAATAATAGGAGCTTCAATGTTTGTTCACTTCTGATAATATCAGAAATtcacaaagaaaattaaaaggcATATGGACATTGGCCATGTGCTATAACGTCAAACATGAATGAAACTGAAATTGTTGAACGAAAGAATTTATGAATAAAGATGAGTACTACTTCTACGATATCTAGTGTTGAGCGATAGTTATCGACATTTCGTAGTATCGATTTCAAAAGCTTTGATATCCTGTACCAATACTTAAGGTTTTGGTCCCAGAGCCATACTGAGTGATTTGAGGATCGCCAAGAAATGGCTAATTAATCAAGGCATGCATTTCGTCTTTACATAAACGAAGCTTTATAAATTTGTTGCATCGTTATTTTGCATGATCGACTCAGTATCGATACTACTCGCAGTATTGTATCGCCTCACATTTTAGCAGTGTCTTTGCTATCAGTTCTTGTTTCCGCCTCTAAAAGTTAGATGGCAATAAGAACCTTAAAGGCCATCATACACGCATCTTATACAATACTTGGTattacaaataaacaaaaacttttcttGCTCCTGGTCTCGGCTGAATTGTTGGAAGCAGTTTCTGCTATAAATCTCAGTTTTGCTGTTTTATCAAgtacaaaatatattatatatactGGACATTTCAAATTCGGCTCttaccattgggatctcgaaaCTAGAGAtacgaagaaatttaaatggcagcaaaattgcataatttagCACTTGCCCAAATactgttttcaaattttgaattttccgagtacttccgaatatatccaaaaaaatttttaattgaagattttgttttttttagcattattTGTTAAGGGATTCCAAAACCAAAAGCATATTctcattgccactttttctcagctataCGATgacgttttcaaatttgccatcaaaacaaacaaaataaaaattttttttgtttctcaaAATAATATGAGACGATTACAATCCTCACGCTTCATGAATCAAAACTCATCAACGTTAATTTGCCAATAACACGTTCAAAAATGACTTTGAAACCAGAACAACTCATTTTTGACTAGGGGTTTCtgtgcaaaaattgttcactgCAATGTCCCCTATAACATCCTTAACTTTAGCACAACtcttttgaaacaccctgtataattatgTTTAACTCTGATTCACCTTTAATAAACTTATCTCAAGAAAAAAACCTAAGTTAGTGTAGAAATGATTATGAAGGAAATAAAAGatagaaaatggaaatttgcaagcaaatttgCTTTGTGGTTCTTCCATTGATTGCAACAAAAGATAGGACAAAACAATTTGCGAAGAAACCAAGCAGAAACAATTACTTTTAGGGCTAACAGCGTCACCAACATTAAATTACACTGTGTGTCTCATTGCgaaagaatttataaaaaattaaaaccattttgaggtattaagttgaaatttggaaaatgtgcAACTCATTGGAATGTATCTAGATAgacttttcaattatttgccTGAATCTACTGGGTGGTATTTTTTAGGGTTAGATCCCTTTTTCCATACTAACGAACTTGCATCGCTAAAATTCCTTTCGCAGTTCGTCTATGTCCTTTTATTTGTCATTATTTGAATctacttttaaatttacaaacttttttatcttcttctttttcctccTTTTCTGCATATGTTACGTTTtccaattaattataaatatctaTCAGAAATATATATGATTTTTCTCTAAGAAATGCATTATGTGCACTCACTGGAGTTCCAGGTACATAATACATTATGGTAAAACTACGGTTAATATCTTAATGGAATTAGAGTGCCCACCCTATTTTtaccataatttattaattgtttattaactTAATTATAGCAAAAAGGATGTACAGGTGTTTTACATACTAAACTAACTTTATGATATCGGTACACTAGTGGTAACAGGattgaacaaaatatttaatgaggGCCCAGTCATATGGGTAGTTTGGAAATTCatgcattaaataaaaaacattatttagcaaaatatttttcatgtttgTGTAAAACTGATTAGTAGTACCCTCGCTAATTTTAGAGTAAATAGCATTAAATACTACAGCTGCATAATGAGAATTAGCGTTATCTGGTCCTCACCGGCCAGTAACAGATTGATATAAGGGAGATTTAATCAGATTTAATAGGACCTCAAGGACTTCACGGGCCTCAAGGAGAGTTCTATCGATAAACTTTAGCAAATCAAACATATAGAGAGATTGCACGATCATGACTCCatctgaaattaatattgaaaaacagGTCTATTCTTTTTAGTTTGTATATAATGCGAATCGCCCTCGTTTGCATCACCAATGCTTCTTGCGAAGCCGAAAATACActctataaaataattctatttcAACGAATTAATACCTGGTCGAATGATGAGTATtctcaaattattaaagaaagaaaattcttgaaactgatttttttaatagaaaatgtgttataGGGGTTTTTCAATCACATTCTAGAAATAACGCCCTCTCCTCTGAGTACTGTTCTAAGTTAATTcttagtttccatggaaaattGCTAAGATTACAAAGTACTTTTAGGGTGCTACATGTTGGTAATTACAGATCGAAGTTTCACAAAATACCTTATcgattttttcattgaaaaaaataagatacacaataaacaacatttataCTCAATTTCATTCATTACAATAACTACAAAGCAGATTTGTTTTCATCttcattatttactttttaccaaaaaatttGCAACCTGAAATCACAGCAACTTTGAAAGAAAATGGCAAACTAAATTCTACCGGTCTTCCCCATAATAAGGATAAGCTTTCGGGGAAAACCTGAGAGATTTATGTTGCCCTCTAGCGGCAATTATTATGacttataaatttctttcggCTAAAAATATAAGCAATTTTAATGGCCATTTAAGCAAACGTTTGAAGTGTGGTTTGAATTTTAAGGGACACTTTCAGCTAAAAACCGCAGAATCGTACGAAGACTTATTCCGAATAGTGGAGTGGATTTGTCCGGTATAGCAACATTTGAAGCCACAGTATTTTTCTACAAGTAGATATAGCTCAATTAATAGCATATATGGGAGGGGACACCAATTTGCTATCAGCCTCCCTCCGCCCTGAAAGTCCAATCATTGCAAAGAAagacaaatacaaatattaaccaaaaaaaaatttaacgaaaaatagaaaaaatgcaacattCACTCATTTTAGATCGTATCCTCGTTGACATAAACACAAATTCTCCCCAAAAGCAATCCGAGGCGCCTCAATTGAGATTGAAATTATTGAAGCGTGGTGATCGCTTTGCTGGCATAGGTTTTTGAGGCTTGGGATACAGCATTGTCGGGCGTTGAATAGGATAAGTCTCGGGAAAATACGTGTATCTTTATTTACAAGAGCTTTCTATGCTTAAATAAGGGACAAATGCATATTGAAAGAGGCACTAAATGAGCCTTCGATAAATCCTATCATTTTTTCACGAAATGTGTACATAGcatgtataaaaattaatgggCATACCGGTCAGCTAGAGTTTCTAACGGGtcagctaaaaaaaattaaatttcaaattttttgcagaGCCGTAATTAACTCATTTGTTGACTAATCGTCAcgatatttatataaaatatacagaataGTCCCAGCCATCATCCTACGTATCGTTCAGGGAGAATTTCTAACGATTCCGCTAAAACATTGGCTTTGAAAGTTTTGCAAAGCCGTAATTAACTTATTTTCTGTCCGACCTTCGCGAAATTTATAGAGAACATATAGAGTACTCCCAGCTATCATTCTACATGCCGGCCAGAAAGAATCTCTAACAATTCCGTTAAAAACATTGGCTTTGAAAGTTTTGCAGGACCGtaattaattcatttgttGACCAATCTTCACGTAATTTATATACAATATGTAGAATAGCCCCAGCTGTTATCTTGAACACCGGTCAGAAAGAATTTCTAGCGATCCCGCTAAAAACATTGGCTTTGAAAGTTTGCAGGGCCGTAATTAACTTATTTTCTATCCGACCTTCGCGAAATTTACAAAGCACATATAAAGTACTCTCTGCCATC comes from Euwallacea similis isolate ESF13 chromosome 24, ESF131.1, whole genome shotgun sequence and encodes:
- the Pfas gene encoding phosphoribosylformylglycinamidine synthase, with translation MTVYSSIIRFYKTPGGTSARTKETLLQLQKISSDVEDLATELCYHVEVIKPSLTPLELKTLKWILQDSLSPASLSQTEHLKPTPNEILIEVGPRFNFSTANSTNAVSICNNLGVSQVVRLETSRRYLLKLKATAKISQELETRLANSLYDRMTECRYTAKNIPKCSFNEKLEKRENIKEVDVLHKGVDALVEIDRELGLAFDEADLAYYTNLFKNVLKRNPTNIECFDLAQSNSEHSRHWFFKGKLVIDGEEHEESLIDMIIATQQNSNPNNVIKFSDNSSAIRGYIHRSLRPAAAGSVSELRQVPSESHLIFTAETHNFPTGVAPFSGATTGTGGRIRDVECVGRGGYCIAGTAGYSVGNLHIPDYKLTWEDESFQYPSNFAPPLEVLVEASNGASDYGNKFGEPLISGFVRSFGLTDGGERREWIKPIMFSGGIGSMEADMTDKLPAQVGHQIIKIGGPVYRIGVGGGAASSVEVQGDNKVELDFNAVQRGDPEMENKLNRVVRACLELGKKNPIVSIHDQGAGGNGNVLKELVDPQGGVIYANRFDLGDPTINLLELWGAEYQENNALLCKKEDLSVLQTICKRERCPINVVGEVTGSGSVELVADETKALVPFNLKLEHVLGKMPRKVFKLERKLPILQKLQLPPATSIFHCLEKVLRLPSVASKRYLTNKVDRCVTGLIAQQQCVGPLHTPLADVAVTALSHFGYEGIASSIGEQPIKGLVDVAAGARMSVVEALSNLVFAGITDLKDVKCSGNWMWAAKLPGEGAALYDACKAMCSLMSELGIAIDGGKDSLSMAARVGKDTVKAPGTLVVSAYAPCPDIRKVVTPDFKAPSMGKQGVLLFVDLSHDANRLGGSALAQCFKQLGSDTPDIHSARDMKNAFAATQELIKDGAVLAGHDISDGGLIVTLLEMCFAGLSGLDINVKHRQGRAIPILFSEEVGWVIEVLEKDVGHCMSVFQGFHVPVFQIGKSIGYGIQSKVTVSVNNAVLESTVLPLMRMWEETSYKLELHQTIKECADSEFLSLATRTGPKYKLTFDPDFESVLKEEKVPVAVIREEGINSDREMAAALVRVGFKVWDITMQDLLTGAANLDRFRGVIFPGGFSYADVLGSAKGWAASILFHDKVKDQFTRFFNRPDTFSLGICNGCQLMALIGWVGTPLDNEFTVPDITLEHNKSERFECRWSTIRIETSKSIMLQGMENSVFGVWVAHGEGRFTFKDNQVYKKLVKDGLVALRYVDDKSQPTEVYPMNPNGSIEGLAGICSENGRHLALMPHPERCAQPFQWPYMPRSWIHHQRSPWEKMFKNAFDWCSYNKFNVVYY